The genomic window AACCCAGGCAGAGCTGCCTAGGGGCTGCATCCCACGATCCCTTGAAATCATCTTACGAGCAGAAACTGTTGAAATGGTGCAGCCTGGGGACAGGTCTGTTTCCTTAATAGCAATTTACtctgacaaatttttcttgtgtTAAAGTTAAACCAACCTATTCTAAGGACTGGTTTGGGATTTCAACTGTTcatattaacaataataataattacttgaGATGTATTAGTAGATGAATTTCAGTTTGTTATGGAAATAAGATTTGATCCAGTCAACATTGAATAACTTTCACTTTTGCATTCAGATACGATTTCACTGGCACGCTTATAGTTGTGCCAGATGTGGGTGCTTTGTCACTACCTGGAGCAAAGGCTGAATTTGGATCAAGACATAAGCATGGAGATCCTTCAATCGAGGGAGTGCGAGGTCTGAAATCACTAGGCGTTAGAGATTTGACTTATAGAATGTCATTTCTGGCTTGTAGTATAACGTCTACTACTTCGCGAGTAAGTGTTGAATTTTGTGAATGCAGATAATAAAAgtataagaattttttctatctAAAACTGATTCGGCTGCTAGTTTGGTGGAACGGATATGGGAATGGAGGAAATCACGCAGGAGATGATGAAGAGACAAATGTCTGACGCAGAGTGGAATAAAGTTTATGAAATGAGTCGAGACAAGAATCTCTACCAAAATCTAATATCTAGTTTGTTCCCATCCGTCCATGGAAAcgatgaagtgaaaaaaggaATTACCTTAATGCTGTTTGGTGGAGTTCCCAAGACAACGATAGAGGGAACATCACTGAGAGGAGACATTAACTGCTGTATTGTCGGCGATCCCAGCACAGCAAAATCTCAATTTCTAAAACAAGTCGCGGATTTTTCACCAAGAGCAATTTATACCTCAGGAAAAGCTTCCAGTGCCGCTGGTTTGACGGCTGCTGTAGTCAGGGATGAAGAGTCCTCTGACTTTGTTATCGAAGCTGGAGCCTTGATGCTCGCGGATAATGGAATTTGTTGCATCGATGAGTTTGACAAAATGGATCCTAGAGATCAAGTCGCAATTCACGAAGCCATGGAGCAACAGACAATATCGATAGCCAAGGTAGAATatggttttctttttatctgcgattcttaatttatttttacgtctTTTACTATGATTTAATTTACTTCTATAGGCCGGTGTCAGAGCGACGTTGAATGCACGAACGTCTATCTTGGCTGCAGCGAATCCAATTGGTGGACGTTACGACAGGTCGAAATCCTTACAACAGAACGTATATCTGACAGCCCCTATAATGTctcgtttcgatttattttttattctgattGACGAGTGCAATGAAATTGTTGATAACGCTATAGccagaaaaattattgatctGCACAGTAACAATGTGATTACCATCGAATGTATCTATACTCAAGAGGAAATTTTGCGATATATTAATTTTGCAAAGCATTTCAAACCGATTATCAATCAGGTAATGTGTTGATACTACGAAATATGAGTTATATCATTTTCGTTACTCGTTGCTATTTTCTAGCCACAATATATGCGTatgatcgtaaaaaaaaaatttttgggacATTTAACAATTTGCTATTCAATAATTAACAGGAAGCAGCAGAGTTATTGATAGAGGTCTATACTACCTTACGACAAAGAGAAGGGGGCAGTTCAGGAAAATCTACTTGGCGAGTCACTGTGCGTCAGTTGGAAAGTCTCGTACGGTTATCAGAGGCACTGGCAAAGCTGGAATGTGGAGATGAAGTCACAACGAGACACGTGAAGGAAGCGAAAAGATTATTAAGCAAGAGTATCATCAGAGTCGAACAACCAGATGTCGATCTTGATGAAGATAATAATTATCCAAATGGCCAAGATGGTATGAGAATGGATATCGATGACGCGCCTCCTCTAATGGCTGCACTCAATGATTTGGATAATGGTGAAGCTACTAACATCGATGATTCCGGTAAATTTGGGTACCCCCTGTCAAAATGGGTGGAATGCTTCCTTTCTGGAATGTTAAAATGAACTTATGCTAACATTTCTGGAGTACTTAAGGGGTAACACCACCGCAAAACTCTAAAAAATTCGCCATTTTTTTGGATAGAAGAAAGGGTAATAAGATCATAATATTTTAGGAAGTTATTAGgcataaatataatacaaaaaattattatcaacaaatattcaaaaatgtcaacaCTGAAGCCATTCTCGCGAGTGGTGTAAATTTGAATCtggaagaaaatgataaaaaatctaCACCTTTATAGCCAGAGAAATAGGTAtgggattttaaaaataatgatttttgcGTGATTTGCGAGTATATGAATAAAAGACGTCagatttttgacaaaaaaggGTAATCATTTGTTAATAAAACAcacgaaaaaaataagttaaaatGGATTAAAATCGTCTAGCTGAATATATTTCTCGatcaatattttatcatatacTAGATCAAATCGAGTAGTTGTGTATATTTCGATATcaatgtattaaaatattaatattgaaatatactCAGCTACTTCATCTCATCCCTGTAAAAATGATAGTTTTCGGGTTATGTACAGTTTATGCCAAGATATCGGAAGACATTAATATGGCCCAACCTTATCATAAGTACTCCAAAACTGATAGCCTAAGTTCATTTCATCTCTCCGGAAGAGGCGCATTTTACCTATCTCACGggttttatatattttttttttttttcactttatacctatattactcTTTATCGCCATTCTTGTAACCAGTTACGGAcatctatttttgttttacacaATTATTTGGTTATCGCAGGCATGGTTAGAACAATTAGGCTATCAAAATTtggattgaatatttttgtattccAGAAACCACGAAGGGAATCTCACAACCTTCGCAAGAACCTGTTAAAAAGAAACTGACCCTTTCCTTTGAGGAGTATAAAAATCTCTCAAATATGTTGGTCGTCTATATGCGGACAGAAGAGAATCGAATTGAAAGTGAAGGTTGGTACATTATTTTGAGGAAGCATTTGCTACTCAATTGCAACAACAAtaatgttgataaaaaattgtaaaattattttcgtatgCAGTGTCAAAAATGTCGAAGATATTTCAAACCTTTCTAGGGATGATACTActgaactttttttccatataGATGGAGACAAGGAGGGAATCAGGAAATCGGAATTGGTTGCTTGGTATCTCGATAAAGTTCAAGAGCAAATTGAATCTGAAGATGAATTATTGGAGCGAAAAGGcctcattgaaaaaattatcgaccGGCTTATGTATCATGTATGTTTCTTCTTTACACATATTGCGTATCTGCCtacggaaaaaaagaataaaaacaacaatgaCTAATGTGATACAATAAAACTTTATATTATAGGACCAAATCATAATTCCTCTGACGACAGCGAATCTGGCATCTAGAGGCAAGCACcgtgaagaagaagaggaagaagatcCCTTGCTTGTCGTACATCCAAATTATATTCTCGACCCTTGATATTTATTCACAGTAATAGCCAAGAAAAGCGACTGCATTCAAACTTTCATAACGTACCTTAAAATTGCTATGTATTCCTAGACCAAGAAGTGATGGTCGTTCAAATAAGTATTTGATTTCGTGCCTTCTGAGCGGCAATACAAATGTACAAAATGTGCGactcaaaaatttccaaactaTCATAATCTCCATCTACTACAGTAGTTTTACATTCATCCCAATTCACTATTGTTCAACTATTGAtcttttatacaatttataaaaatttacaaaaacggattttttacaaaatgtaTCGTGTGTACTTCATTACATTTAATCCTAGTCGAACGAATCTACTAAAACATTATGCTCGTACAAATCAGAGCCTTGACCTGCCTACAGTTTTCATACGAGCATTGTTTTTATCGTCCAATTAGCGAAGCTGTATTaatactgacaatgagtctaAACAATCGGTGTACGGTGATCCAATTGCTGGGCGAGTTAAGAGCGCTGAACCGGCTGAACAAAGgtttaattcaaaatttcagggCTACGAAACTGCTTATATTCGTTTACGAGAAATATTGcggtgtattttaaatttattgagTACCAACCGCttaattttttcgtctttACCGGAATGATCTAAATTCAGTTCCGCAGAGTGTTTAAGTATGCAAGGAGTAAAGTTTCATAAGCCGGTtcatatatttaaaaaaaactttgtattCAGTTCATCGTGTAATGTGGTAGGGTATTTAAACGCATTTACGTAAGATATCGACAGCCACCACTTGCATAACTAAAATACGCGCGTAGCGCGTGTTTTGACAGTAGGAGGAATATAACTTTACTGGGCTAATCGCAAGCAACGTGGATTAGTCTGGATCTAAACTATCATGTCTATAAGGAGGCGGCAGGTATAGTACATCAagttaaaaattgtacatcAGTATCATCAGAAGTTTAATATCATGTTTTAGGTACTAACTATATAGTATCATTGCGGGATCCCAACTTCCAAACATGAACTTTTAAACGCGAGACAAATACGTGTAGTGCaatgttttaattatttgttacCACGTGTAGAATTTTCCGCAATTCCGcaaaaagacaagaaaattgttttggaaaattgaaattatcagTCTTTAAAGTAGACTCCGTAATTAAGAAACAACTTCTTCGAATTCACACTAAAGTTGCAAAGTAacgtgtgaaaatatttaaaaaaacgaaTAGCAGATAAACTGCAAATTCGGGATGTCCTTGGCTTATAAATCAATAGCTTAAATTTCATTACGCGGTGTTTAAACCCACTGTGAAAAACGTCTTATTTAACGGGCTGGACCAGTAATGTCTCATCCTATATTCACTCGTAATATTTTCATACgtgtattaattaattttgtacCCGTAAAAATGGTCTACATTCATTGGGGATAAAAGCATGCTAGTCTTAATTCCAAACTCTGAAGGTTTCATTGATTACCCGAaacaagttttgaaaaaaaaattatttcttttttgatCACGAATCAATTgtctttaatttttattatatctgATCCTGAAAGTAAAATCTCGGaaatatgtaatttattttttctctaaattgtaaaattccaaaattttaccaacaaaAGAATCGACATAAGTCACGTGTGAgacataatatttatttactatcGCTCTTATATCTGTAAAAACGAAACACTATTATCTGTAATGAGGAATCTATCTTGTCCGATGCGCATCGAGCgtactaataataattcaaatttaccGCGAGTCTGACGATTAATTTGTACGTACACGCTAAGCAGATATTTAGTATTAGAAAGCTGATGTGAATCGCAgctaaaaaattataagcaaACAGAAGTTTGGTCAAGATTCGGTGATTCAAGGATCAATAATCGCACTTGAAAGATATTATTCAAAAACTAACAGTGAAAAGACGATATATAGTAATTATAATTCATTCGTGCTTTAATTAAATATGGGTGTGCAATTTTAAGTGAGATTATAGAATTCCCACgtgattttctttatttccttAGGAGCAAAAACAATGGGTTGCCTTCGTCGGAGATTTTTCCATCCTGAGGGATTTTCTGTCAAAGAAAAGATATCGCTCGCCTTGGATCGTATTTAAGTTCTTGGATGTTCTTTTCAGGGGCTATGGACAGGTAGGATCAAATAAAGAATGTATCGAGATGCACGATCGTATAAAAATGGATCCTAATCGTCGTTTGTAAGTTTTAGAAACAACTATTATttccatttaaaaattttcatttttatacgatACAATTGCCATCTCGTGAGCTTGACTGATGCAAATCCTTTTAAAAGCTAATGATTTTGTTAAAACATTCCTACTCGTATTAGACGTAATTTGTTTATGTATtcgattgattaattttttccgttcctGATGAATTCCGTTGACGtatgcaaaatttttgtcgaGCGTGCGAGACCGTTGACGGTATTAAAATCGATTCCGATTCAGAATTTCTAACTCTCTTGTTCACCGTCTGGAAATTGTGCCCGCGCGGAACGAAACCGTCAACTCTCGGCCTTGACTGAATGTCGATAATACCTATCTCCTTTATAAGTTATGGGTATCGGGCACGGTTGATATTCCAAGACAATTATGATCGATGCCAGTATGCctattacatacatatgtatatacaaatacatatgtacgtgCGGTACCTGACGTTTTCCGTTCGTATACTCGACGAATGTTTGTTCTTGAAACAGCAGCCGTTTCCACTCACCCATTGctatacgtatacgtcaaGTATGATTTCATCGTGTATACAAGCCGTTCATCCGTGATTTATGTATACAAAGACacgtattttatatttagcgatgaaagtttttttgcaaaatcaaataataaaGAGTTATCATTGAACATTTTCATGggaattagtttttttcaCATTGTTTTACGTTAGATTTAAAACAGGGCAACTTATCGATGCGAAAGATTTTCAACTTCTTGACCAAAAACACATTTTCAAACATCGAACGGGTGAATTGGAATAGCTTAGCGCACGTGCTGACATTGAGAATTAATCATCAAAATGTAAATGACATTAATTCATCAATCGTACTCACGTGTAACACAAACACAAAACATGACGACGCAACTGTCGTAAATATTATAATCTCCACTTCGTTATTTATAAACTAATGTCTATCCCTGTTATTCCATACTTCACCGGAAGTACGACAAATTTG from Neodiprion lecontei isolate iyNeoLeco1 chromosome 1, iyNeoLeco1.1, whole genome shotgun sequence includes these protein-coding regions:
- the LOC107227658 gene encoding DNA replication licensing factor Mcm6, coding for MDVADALVGQLRVKDEVAIQCQKLFQDFLEEFKADGEIKYLEPAKELVSPERSTLEVSFDDIERYNQTLATTIIEEYYRIYPYLCQAVCNYVKDRGNLTKDKECYVSLIDVPTRHKVRELTAVKIGTLIRISGQVVRTHPVHPELILGTFVCQDCNTVIKNVEQQFKFTNPTICRNPVCNNRRNFLLDVDNSIFIDFQKVRIQETQAELPRGCIPRSLEIILRAETVEMVQPGDRYDFTGTLIVVPDVGALSLPGAKAEFGSRHKHGDPSIEGVRGLKSLGVRDLTYRMSFLACSITSTTSRFGGTDMGMEEITQEMMKRQMSDAEWNKVYEMSRDKNLYQNLISSLFPSVHGNDEVKKGITLMLFGGVPKTTIEGTSLRGDINCCIVGDPSTAKSQFLKQVADFSPRAIYTSGKASSAAGLTAAVVRDEESSDFVIEAGALMLADNGICCIDEFDKMDPRDQVAIHEAMEQQTISIAKAGVRATLNARTSILAAANPIGGRYDRSKSLQQNVYLTAPIMSRFDLFFILIDECNEIVDNAIARKIIDLHSNNVITIECIYTQEEILRYINFAKHFKPIINQEAAELLIEVYTTLRQREGGSSGKSTWRVTVRQLESLVRLSEALAKLECGDEVTTRHVKEAKRLLSKSIIRVEQPDVDLDEDNNYPNGQDGMRMDIDDAPPLMAALNDLDNGEATNIDDSETTKGISQPSQEPVKKKLTLSFEEYKNLSNMLVVYMRTEENRIESEDGDKEGIRKSELVAWYLDKVQEQIESEDELLERKGLIEKIIDRLMYHDQIIIPLTTANLASRGKHREEEEEEDPLLVVHPNYILDP